One Bacillus sp. 1780r2a1 DNA segment encodes these proteins:
- a CDS encoding DUF402 domain-containing protein: MGFPMEGETIQIHSYKHDGKLHRVWDQTTVLKSTSSLMIGGNDRTVVTESDGRTWITREPAICYFHSQYWFNVIGMIREDGIYYYCNISSPFTHDEEALKYIDYDLDIKVYPDMTYTLLDEDEYEKHRKEMNYPEAVDRILHTHVEHLKTWIRQRKGPFAPEFIDTWYERFLTYRHA, encoded by the coding sequence ATGGGATTTCCAATGGAAGGAGAAACAATTCAAATACACAGTTATAAGCATGATGGCAAGCTGCATCGTGTGTGGGATCAGACGACGGTTTTAAAATCGACAAGTAGCCTGATGATTGGAGGAAACGATCGAACGGTCGTAACAGAGTCAGACGGTAGAACGTGGATTACAAGAGAGCCAGCCATCTGCTATTTCCATTCACAGTATTGGTTTAACGTGATTGGAATGATTCGTGAAGATGGCATTTATTATTATTGCAATATTAGTTCACCATTTACGCATGACGAAGAAGCGCTGAAGTACATTGACTATGATTTAGATATTAAAGTATACCCAGATATGACCTATACGCTTCTAGATGAAGATGAGTACGAAAAACATCGCAAAGAGATGAATTACCCAGAAGCGGTAGATCGTATTTTACATACTCATGTTGAGCATTTAAAGACCTGGATTCGCCAACGCAAGGGACCGTTTGCACCAGAGTTTATCGATACGTGGTATGAGCGTTTTTTAACATATCGACATGCATAA
- a CDS encoding ABC-2 family transporter protein, with protein MFYFSMFFQYISQYMKTRLQYRADMVVELLSDLLFQAVNLIFILVVFGHTQFLNGWSREEIIFIYGFFLVPFAVFSSFFNIWDFNERYIVKGEMDRILTRPIHSLFQVILERMELESLFGAITGVAVMIYAGSILNLSFAWYDFFIFILFVLGGALVYAGIFIALASIGFWSDARTSIMPTMYNIGNYGRYPVDIYNNVIRYVLTWILPFAFVGVYPAAYFLGREEWYGYAFLTPVMGIIFFTLAIVLWNVGVKRYRGAGN; from the coding sequence ATGTTTTATTTTTCTATGTTCTTTCAATACATCAGCCAATACATGAAAACTAGGCTCCAATATCGAGCTGACATGGTAGTGGAACTTTTATCTGATTTGCTGTTTCAAGCAGTAAACTTAATCTTTATTTTAGTTGTATTTGGTCATACGCAATTTTTAAACGGTTGGTCCCGAGAAGAAATTATCTTTATTTATGGATTTTTCTTAGTACCTTTTGCAGTCTTTTCTTCATTTTTTAATATTTGGGACTTTAATGAGCGCTATATTGTTAAAGGTGAAATGGATCGCATCTTAACTAGGCCTATCCACAGCTTGTTTCAAGTTATTTTAGAAAGAATGGAATTAGAGTCTTTGTTTGGAGCAATCACTGGGGTAGCTGTGATGATTTATGCAGGCTCCATTTTAAATCTTTCGTTTGCTTGGTATGACTTTTTCATCTTCATTCTATTTGTGCTTGGCGGAGCGTTAGTATATGCAGGAATTTTTATTGCACTTGCAAGCATCGGCTTTTGGTCAGACGCTCGGACGTCTATTATGCCAACAATGTATAACATTGGAAATTATGGGCGCTATCCTGTTGATATCTATAATAATGTCATTCGTTATGTACTAACATGGATTTTACCGTTCGCTTTTGTTGGTGTATACCCAGCGGCTTATTTCTTAGGTAGAGAAGAATGGTACGGTTATGCATTTTTAACCCCGGTTATGGGAATTATCTTTTTTACTCTAGCTATTGTCCTATGGAATGTTGGTGTGAAAAGGTATCGAGGAGCAGGCAATTGA
- the bcp gene encoding thioredoxin-dependent thiol peroxidase — protein MTVTVGEVAPDFKLAANNGEEVGLSDYKGQNIVLYFYPKDMTPGCTTEACDFRDAHQEFADLDAVILGVSPDPIDKHQKFIDKHGLPFLLLADEDHQVAEAYGVWKLKKNFGKEYMGIERSTFIINKDGEIAKEYRKVRVKDHVAEALHFIKENLV, from the coding sequence ATGACAGTAACTGTAGGTGAAGTAGCACCAGATTTTAAACTAGCAGCTAACAATGGAGAAGAGGTAGGTTTATCTGACTATAAAGGTCAAAATATTGTACTTTACTTTTATCCCAAAGATATGACGCCTGGCTGTACGACGGAAGCGTGTGATTTCAGAGATGCTCATCAAGAATTTGCAGATTTAGATGCCGTTATCTTGGGCGTAAGTCCAGATCCAATCGACAAACATCAAAAGTTTATTGATAAACACGGACTACCATTTTTATTATTAGCCGACGAAGATCACCAAGTTGCCGAGGCATATGGCGTATGGAAGTTAAAAAAGAACTTTGGAAAAGAGTACATGGGCATCGAGCGTTCGACGTTCATTATTAACAAAGACGGTGAAATTGCGAAAGAGTATCGTAAAGTGCGTGTGAAAGACCACGTAGCAGAAGCTTTGCACTTTATTAAAGAGAATTTAGTATAA
- a CDS encoding aromatic acid exporter family protein translates to MKLGARILKTGIAITLSLLVAELLNLPSPTFAAIAAVFAIQPSIYRSYLTVLEQIQANVIGALLAVGFGLLFGTHPFIIGLTAVMVITLNLKLKIGNTIGLALVTVIAIMESPSDDFVQFAVIRFATVLLGVFSAFIVNLIFLPPKYETKLYYKIVGTTEEIIKWIRMNIYHASEYTLLKEDIEKIKDQLTKANQLFDFYKEERTYSKRKVFVKSRKLVLFRQMITTTSHALKTLKQLHRLENDIQHMPQSFQNLIKSEMECLLMYHEQALLKFIGKLKVQLTTSVPTEAYTKKRALIDAFMKYKLLEDDEDNKMLYHLFPLIASIIEYSEELEHLDRLIDSFHNYHKEDNALEINHEREQD, encoded by the coding sequence ATGAAACTTGGTGCCCGCATTTTAAAAACGGGAATTGCCATTACACTTTCATTGTTAGTCGCTGAATTGCTCAATCTGCCATCACCTACATTCGCGGCAATCGCAGCAGTTTTTGCTATTCAGCCTTCAATTTATCGCTCGTATTTGACAGTGTTAGAGCAAATTCAAGCTAATGTCATCGGAGCGTTACTAGCAGTTGGGTTTGGACTTTTATTCGGCACACATCCGTTTATTATCGGTTTAACGGCTGTTATGGTAATTACGCTTAATTTAAAGCTAAAAATCGGCAATACAATTGGCCTTGCGCTGGTAACCGTTATTGCTATTATGGAAAGCCCTAGCGATGATTTTGTGCAGTTTGCAGTTATCCGCTTTGCAACCGTCTTATTAGGTGTCTTTTCAGCATTTATTGTAAACTTAATCTTTTTACCACCAAAGTATGAAACAAAGCTTTATTATAAAATCGTTGGTACAACTGAAGAAATTATTAAGTGGATTCGTATGAATATTTATCATGCTTCTGAATATACGCTCTTAAAAGAAGACATTGAGAAAATCAAAGATCAACTAACAAAAGCGAATCAACTTTTTGATTTCTATAAAGAAGAGCGAACGTATTCAAAGAGAAAAGTATTCGTAAAGTCTCGAAAACTTGTGCTTTTTCGCCAAATGATTACAACAACATCCCATGCTCTTAAAACATTAAAGCAGTTGCATCGTCTTGAAAATGATATTCAGCACATGCCACAGTCGTTTCAGAACCTCATTAAATCTGAAATGGAATGCTTACTGATGTATCACGAGCAGGCCCTGTTAAAATTTATTGGTAAACTAAAAGTTCAATTAACAACATCCGTACCAACAGAAGCGTATACAAAAAAGCGCGCATTAATTGATGCATTTATGAAATATAAGCTTCTTGAAGATGACGAAGATAATAAGATGCTTTATCACTTATTCCCTCTCATCGCAAGTATCATTGAATACAGTGAAGAGCTAGAGCATTTAGACCGCTTAATCGATAGCTTCCACAATTACCACAAGGAAGACAATGCACTTGAAATTAATCATGAGCGAGAACAAGATTAA
- a CDS encoding potassium channel family protein, whose protein sequence is MTVSLILVIVFLMVGSMKFLFERELGEFHFFSLGHFFVLLYSYLTVLLGFSLIYTVCEMSNIEVISGGFYHQEHYFYTLFNSMYFSAITLFSVGYGDMYPVGIGKMFATIEALIGYMMPAVFVIRTVSRNEKA, encoded by the coding sequence ATGACGGTTTCGTTGATTCTAGTCATTGTGTTTCTAATGGTAGGAAGTATGAAATTTTTGTTTGAAAGAGAGCTGGGTGAATTTCATTTCTTCTCACTTGGGCACTTTTTTGTTTTACTTTATTCATATTTAACGGTTTTACTTGGCTTTAGCTTAATCTACACAGTTTGTGAAATGAGTAATATAGAAGTAATTAGCGGAGGGTTTTACCATCAAGAACACTATTTTTATACATTGTTTAACAGTATGTATTTTAGTGCCATTACCCTGTTTTCTGTAGGGTATGGCGATATGTATCCCGTTGGCATTGGAAAGATGTTTGCGACTATTGAAGCGTTAATTGGATATATGATGCCAGCTGTTTTTGTGATTCGTACTGTAAGTCGAAACGAGAAAGCTTAA
- a CDS encoding glutamate-1-semialdehyde 2,1-aminomutase, whose amino-acid sequence MQFTKSEQLHGEALQHIVGGVNSPSRSYKAVGGGSPVAMEKAKGAYFWDVDGNKYIDYLAAYGPIITGHAHPHITKAITHAAETGVLYGTPTAHEVKFAKMLKEAMPAMDKVRFVNSGTEAVMTTIRVARAYTGRDKIIKFAGCYHGHSDLVLVAAGSGPSTLGTPDSAGVPKSIANEVITVPFNDIEPFKEALEKWGDQIAGVLVEPIVGNFGIVEPHPGFLEQVNELTHAAGALVIYDEVITAFRFMYGGAQDLLGVTPDLTALGKIIGGGLPIGAYGGKQEIMEKVAPLGPAYQAGTMAGNPASMLSGIACLEILKEEGVYDKMDKLGAMLEEGILKHARTYKMPITINRLKGALTLYFTTETVTNYEQAENTDGELFAKFFKLMLHQGINLAPSKYEAWFLTTEHTEKDIRMTLKAVEKTFEQLSKEL is encoded by the coding sequence ATGCAGTTTACGAAATCAGAACAGCTTCACGGAGAAGCACTTCAACATATTGTCGGCGGTGTAAACAGTCCGTCTCGTTCATATAAAGCAGTAGGTGGCGGTTCACCAGTTGCAATGGAAAAAGCAAAGGGTGCTTATTTTTGGGATGTTGATGGGAATAAATATATTGATTATTTAGCAGCATACGGCCCAATCATCACTGGTCATGCTCACCCTCATATCACAAAGGCAATTACCCACGCAGCGGAAACAGGAGTATTATACGGTACTCCGACTGCTCATGAAGTAAAATTTGCAAAGATGTTAAAAGAAGCGATGCCTGCCATGGATAAAGTCCGCTTTGTCAACTCTGGAACCGAAGCTGTAATGACAACGATCCGCGTAGCGCGAGCATATACAGGCCGCGACAAAATTATTAAATTTGCTGGTTGCTACCATGGACACTCAGACCTTGTGCTTGTAGCAGCAGGATCTGGTCCTTCAACACTCGGCACACCAGACTCAGCAGGCGTACCAAAAAGCATTGCTAACGAAGTTATTACCGTTCCATTTAATGACATTGAACCATTTAAAGAAGCTTTAGAAAAATGGGGAGACCAAATTGCTGGTGTTCTTGTCGAGCCAATCGTAGGGAATTTTGGAATTGTTGAGCCACACCCAGGCTTTTTAGAACAAGTAAATGAACTAACACATGCAGCAGGTGCACTTGTTATTTATGATGAAGTCATCACTGCTTTCCGATTCATGTATGGGGGTGCCCAAGACTTACTTGGCGTGACACCAGACTTAACAGCATTAGGAAAAATTATCGGTGGAGGCCTTCCAATTGGAGCATACGGCGGTAAACAAGAAATTATGGAAAAAGTTGCTCCCCTAGGTCCCGCTTACCAAGCTGGAACAATGGCTGGAAATCCTGCTTCCATGCTTTCTGGAATTGCGTGTTTAGAAATCTTAAAAGAAGAAGGCGTATACGACAAGATGGACAAGCTTGGTGCGATGCTTGAAGAAGGTATTTTAAAACATGCTCGTACATATAAAATGCCAATTACTATCAACCGTTTAAAAGGTGCGTTAACACTTTATTTCACAACAGAAACAGTCACTAACTACGAACAAGCTGAAAATACAGACGGTGAATTGTTTGCAAAATTCTTCAAGCTCATGCTTCATCAAGGTATCAATTTAGCTCCTTCTAAATATGAAGCTTGGTTCTTAACAACAGAACATACAGAAAAAGATATTCGCATGACGTTAAAAGCTGTAGAAAAAACTTTTGAGCAACTAAGCAAAGAATTATAA
- a CDS encoding ATP-binding cassette domain-containing protein, whose protein sequence is MKNAIEVKGLRKEFKAYSSRSGLKGAFRDLFTRNYKVLRAVNDISFTVKQGEMVGYIGENGAGKSTTIKMLTGILTPTDGEIQVNGMNPHKEREQFTRTIGVVFGQRSQLWWDIAVQESFRLLKKVYKVSDEDYNNHMEHVIRTLDIGPLLDKPVRKLSLGQRMRCELAAALIHNPPLLFLDEPTIGLDVLVKLKIRQFLKEINEKYNTTILLTTHDLADIEALCERVVMLDEGNIIYDGSLQKLRSNWGDMKQVIFEFTKEPLQEQLHLITQGLPVTWVRGDRLNSWVANLENKGDSMSQLIAKVAAKYEIADLSIHEISTEEVIRNIYEEGVVNG, encoded by the coding sequence ATGAAAAATGCAATTGAGGTAAAGGGATTGCGAAAAGAATTTAAGGCTTATTCGAGTCGCTCCGGCTTAAAGGGTGCGTTTCGTGATTTATTTACACGAAATTATAAAGTGCTAAGAGCTGTAAATGATATTTCGTTTACAGTCAAACAAGGTGAGATGGTTGGATACATCGGAGAGAATGGAGCAGGAAAATCGACAACCATTAAAATGCTGACGGGGATTTTAACACCAACTGACGGTGAAATTCAAGTGAACGGAATGAATCCTCACAAAGAGCGTGAACAGTTTACCCGTACCATTGGGGTAGTATTTGGCCAGCGCTCACAGCTTTGGTGGGATATTGCGGTGCAAGAGTCGTTCCGTCTATTAAAAAAAGTATATAAAGTATCAGATGAAGATTATAACAATCATATGGAGCACGTTATTCGAACCCTGGATATTGGTCCATTATTAGATAAGCCGGTGAGAAAGCTATCTCTTGGTCAACGAATGCGATGTGAATTGGCGGCAGCGCTTATTCATAACCCACCGCTACTTTTTTTAGATGAGCCAACTATTGGATTAGATGTGTTAGTGAAACTCAAAATTCGTCAGTTTCTAAAAGAAATTAACGAAAAATACAATACAACAATCCTATTAACAACGCATGATTTAGCTGACATTGAAGCCTTATGTGAACGTGTTGTGATGTTGGATGAAGGAAACATTATTTATGATGGTTCGCTACAAAAGCTACGCTCTAACTGGGGAGATATGAAACAGGTTATATTTGAATTCACAAAAGAACCACTCCAAGAGCAGTTGCATTTAATTACACAGGGATTGCCTGTTACGTGGGTAAGGGGAGACCGCCTCAACAGCTGGGTTGCTAATCTTGAAAACAAAGGGGATAGTATGTCGCAGCTGATTGCTAAGGTCGCTGCTAAATATGAAATTGCTGATTTGAGTATTCACGAAATTTCAACTGAAGAAGTTATTCGTAACATCTATGAAGAAGGTGTTGTGAATGGATAA
- a CDS encoding ABC transporter ATP-binding protein/permease, with translation MGSIKRYMEFVKPYKWQIVGTVLIGVIKFSIPLLIPLLLKYVLDDVIGSDTLSDSEKIKQLLMIMGGSFFVFLILRPPVEYYRQYYAQWVSSKVLYDIRNQLFDHIQKLSLRYYSNTRVGEIISRVINDVEQTKNFVITGLMNVWLDMFTIVIAIIIMFTMNVQLTLVSIILLPLYALSVRYFYGRLRQLTRVRSQALAEVQGHLHERVQGISVIRSFAIENHEQAQFDDQNRNFLQKAIDHTNWNAKTFAVVNTITDLAPLIVIAFAGYQVINGSLSIGTMVAFIGYIDRLYNPLRRLVNSSTTLTQSVASMDRMFEFIDEQYDIVDSPNAKDSLEIKGAVKFNNVSFAYEEDEYILHDINLDVEQGKSVAFVGMSGGGKSTIISLIPRFYDVSSGEILIDGVNVKDYQTKNLRDQIGIVLQDTVLFSDTIRNNILLGKPGATDEDVVAAAKAANAHDFIMKLPHGYDTKVGERGMKLSGGQKQRVSIARVFLKNPPILIFDEATSALDLESEHYIQETLEKLAKERTTFIVAHRLSTITHVDEIVLVQDGKVIEQGSHGELMKKKGYYYDLFTVQQLGQN, from the coding sequence GTGGGAAGCATCAAGCGATATATGGAATTTGTAAAGCCATATAAGTGGCAAATTGTTGGAACAGTTTTAATTGGTGTGATAAAGTTTTCGATTCCACTATTAATCCCACTGCTGTTAAAATACGTACTTGACGATGTTATTGGTTCAGATACATTATCAGACAGTGAAAAAATAAAGCAGTTGTTGATGATCATGGGTGGTTCTTTCTTTGTCTTTTTAATTTTACGCCCTCCGGTTGAATATTATCGTCAATATTATGCGCAGTGGGTATCAAGTAAAGTATTGTATGATATTCGAAATCAACTGTTTGATCACATTCAAAAGCTTAGCCTTCGTTATTATTCTAATACGCGCGTAGGTGAAATCATCTCCCGTGTTATTAACGATGTAGAGCAAACGAAAAATTTCGTCATTACGGGTTTAATGAACGTTTGGCTTGATATGTTCACCATAGTGATTGCTATTATTATTATGTTTACAATGAATGTACAGCTAACGTTGGTATCTATCATTTTACTACCATTATACGCGCTATCCGTTAGATATTTTTATGGTAGGCTCCGTCAGTTAACTCGTGTACGCTCCCAAGCACTAGCTGAAGTACAAGGACATTTACATGAGCGGGTACAGGGGATTTCAGTTATTCGAAGCTTTGCGATTGAAAATCATGAACAAGCGCAGTTCGATGACCAGAACCGTAATTTTTTACAAAAAGCAATCGATCATACGAATTGGAATGCTAAGACATTTGCAGTGGTAAATACAATTACGGACTTAGCCCCATTAATTGTTATTGCATTTGCTGGTTATCAGGTTATTAACGGAAGTTTATCGATTGGTACCATGGTAGCGTTTATAGGTTATATTGACCGATTATATAATCCGCTGCGTCGACTTGTGAATTCGTCAACAACGTTAACACAATCCGTTGCTTCTATGGACCGAATGTTTGAATTTATTGATGAGCAGTATGATATTGTCGATTCACCCAATGCAAAAGATTCGCTAGAGATTAAGGGAGCAGTCAAGTTTAATAACGTTTCATTTGCGTATGAAGAAGATGAATATATCCTGCATGATATTAACTTGGATGTTGAACAAGGTAAATCCGTAGCGTTCGTAGGAATGAGTGGCGGCGGTAAGTCAACCATCATCAGTCTTATTCCACGCTTTTACGATGTATCTTCTGGAGAGATTTTAATTGATGGTGTAAACGTAAAAGATTATCAAACAAAAAATCTCCGTGATCAGATAGGAATTGTCTTGCAGGATACAGTACTATTTAGTGATACTATTCGCAACAATATTTTATTAGGAAAACCGGGTGCCACAGATGAAGACGTTGTAGCAGCTGCGAAAGCTGCTAACGCGCATGACTTTATCATGAAGTTGCCCCATGGTTATGATACGAAAGTGGGAGAAAGAGGAATGAAGCTTTCAGGCGGGCAAAAGCAACGGGTTTCCATTGCTCGCGTATTCTTGAAAAATCCACCGATTTTAATTTTTGATGAAGCCACATCTGCACTGGACTTAGAAAGCGAACATTATATTCAAGAAACCCTTGAAAAGCTTGCTAAGGAACGAACGACGTTTATCGTGGCGCATCGCTTGTCAACGATTACACATGTAGATGAAATTGTACTCGTTCAGGATGGAAAAGTAATCGAACAAGGCTCTCATGGAGAGCTAATGAAGAAAAAAGGATATTACTATGATTTGTTTACTGTACAGCAGTTGGGACAAAATTAA
- a CDS encoding ABC-2 family transporter protein, with product MDKYIEMIRIRFLMMLAYRTNYYSGILIYAINIGAYYFLWSAIYGGKENIQGLSMTQMTTYVAVSWMARAFYFNNIDREMAMEIKDGKVAVELIKPYNYLGMKMMQGLGEGIFRLLFFSIPGMVIVWFLFPIDLSGHVQTWIYFSFSIIFSFIVNTQINLLTGITTFFLFNNDGLIRAKRVVIDLFSGLLLPISFYPLWAQDLMGYLPFQAISYIPSMIFTEGFTRSEVVAALITQLIWSLLLFVPIVFLWNFAKKKMVIQGG from the coding sequence ATGGATAAGTATATTGAAATGATACGCATTCGCTTTTTAATGATGCTTGCGTATCGAACAAATTACTACAGCGGTATTTTAATTTATGCCATTAATATTGGAGCTTATTATTTTTTATGGTCTGCAATTTATGGAGGGAAAGAAAATATTCAAGGGCTGTCAATGACTCAGATGACGACATATGTAGCTGTTTCCTGGATGGCACGTGCTTTTTATTTTAACAACATTGATCGTGAGATGGCCATGGAAATTAAAGATGGGAAAGTAGCAGTTGAATTAATTAAGCCTTATAACTATCTTGGAATGAAAATGATGCAGGGGCTTGGAGAAGGGATTTTTAGGCTTTTATTCTTTTCAATTCCTGGAATGGTGATTGTATGGTTTTTATTCCCTATCGATTTATCAGGTCACGTACAGACATGGATTTATTTTAGTTTTTCAATTATCTTTAGCTTTATTGTAAATACTCAAATTAACTTATTAACTGGAATTACGACATTTTTCTTGTTTAATAATGATGGATTAATTCGAGCAAAGCGCGTTGTCATTGATTTGTTTTCAGGACTTTTATTACCGATTAGCTTTTATCCTCTTTGGGCACAAGACTTAATGGGTTATCTGCCTTTTCAAGCAATCAGCTATATTCCAAGCATGATCTTTACAGAAGGCTTCACGAGGAGTGAAGTGGTAGCTGCATTGATAACACAGCTCATTTGGTCATTGCTTTTATTTGTTCCCATCGTCTTTCTATGGAATTTTGCAAAGAAAAAGATGGTTATCCAAGGAGGGTGA